GATGACGAATTCGATAGCCGCAGCTCCAGCCTCGACGCCTTCGAATGGCGCAGCGCATTCGACATCGCCTCTTGGGCGATCCGGAACAGATGATCCTCGATCCCCTTCGGCAGCCGTATATCATCAGCCATCTCCCAGTCGATCTGCATCGGCACCTTGGCGGCCAGCTCCTGCATCAGCTCGACGAGCCCCTGCGACAATCGCTTGCCCTCCAGATGAACCGGACGCAGATGCAGCAGCAGCGCGCGCATCTCGGACTGCGCCACCGACGCCATCTCCTCGATCAGATGAATTTGACGCTGCGCCTTATCAAAGTCCTTGTCCAGCGTCCGCCCGACCGCCGTCGCCGTCATCGAGATCGCGAACAGCTGCTGGCTCACCGCATCGTGCAGCTCCCGCGCGAGCCGCTGCCGCTCCTCGACGATCGCCGAATATTTCGCCTTCTGCGCCAGCTGCGCGTTGCTGCTGGACAGACGCTGCAGCGACGACACCTGCTCCTCCCACTTCTTCGTAATCCGGTTCAGCTGCTCACCTAGCCGCCCGA
Above is a genomic segment from Paenibacillus sp. YYML68 containing:
- a CDS encoding sensor histidine kinase; the protein is MDGHEKRLTNMIWRSMAESMGLSLILFAVIVYFLQAKGYLRPFQSWLEGVMLSLTLIMITVLIGAVYGLWSAGRIKRRLEQLREAMLLLEKGNLSRTVPPLGEDEVGRLGEQLNRITKKWEEQVSSLQRLSSSNAQLAQKAKYSAIVEERQRLARELHDAVSQQLFAISMTATAVGRTLDKDFDKAQRQIHLIEEMASVAQSEMRALLLHLRPVHLEGKRLSQGLVELMQELAAKVPMQIDWEMADDIRLPKGIEDHLFRIAQEAMSNALRHSKASRLELRLSNSSSDMVRLLIRDDGIGFDLDTKKQASYGIVTMRERVNEIGGSMNLITAPGKGTRIDIRVPILEEGESEHGRDED